AGCGGAAAAAAGAGGTCGACAAGGAGCAGGACCCCCGGCTGGGGGAGTGGCTGGAAAAGTTCGACCGGGACAAGGTGGAGGCCGCCCGCGAGTACTGGTACGAGACTTTGAAGGGAATCGACGAGAGCCTGAGAGAATTCTTCTAACAGGTGTTGTTTAGCCTAAGTTGCTGGAGCTCAATCAAATAACCCCAAAAGGAGCGTCGTTATGGCAAAGACGGCTGTCATAGATACCGGAGCCGAACTGGAAAGGATGGTTTCCAACCTCATCGAGGCGGGGCGCATCGACACCCTCTGCCGCGACCTCTACCTGCAGCGGGCAGCGGACCTTCTTCGGCCCAGACTCAGTTGCGACGATTATCGCTTGATGAACAGGCTGCAGGTCGAAATGGTCAACCTGCCGAACGAGATCCGCAATGCCATGGAGAACGGACAGTGGCGCAAGGTCCAGGAACTGAGCGCAAAGCACAAGGCTCTGAAACAGGATTCCGAGCGCAAGACCCTCCTGCTGGGTCTCGGCAAGCCGGTGTACGAGGACGAGGAGATTCCCCTCGACCCGTTCTCCCCCGGCATGCAGGCTTTAGCCGGAACCACGATGCGGGCACTGCCCGAACTGCGCCAGAAGGGGTTGCGGCTCCTGGAGGGCCTCAAAAGCACCGATGCGCCATGGCGAGAGTTCTATGAAGGCCGCCTGGCCGCCCTGAAGGCCCTGGAACTGTCGACCGAAAGCACGGAGGAAGCGGCGAGGCAGCCTTCGGCGGCGAACCTCCAGCAGGAAGCGATCGAGGCGCTCGATAGCGGCAACTTCGACAAGCTCCAGCAGCTGGCAGGCAACCTGGCCGAGGGAACGCCGGCGGCGGCCGCCGTCGGTCCCCGGCCGGGCGAGGCCCCTGGCGCGGTCGCCGAGGGGCCGCCGGACCTTGAATTTTCCTTTCCGGATGAGGTGGTGCAGCGCGCCGGCGCTCTCGGTCTGGTGCCGGAGCGGGTCGAGTCGCGCCATCAGGAATTTGCGCATCTGCTGCAGTTTGCCTGGCATCCTACCTTCACCCACTATGAGACGGACCAGAGCGGGGCCATGCGAGTGTCGAACCTGCCGCTGGCTGCGGACACCCCTGAGGGGCTGAAGGACCGGATCGAACTCTTTGCCCTGCATCCGTTCGTCAACTCCGCCGGGATCCGCTCCATCCCGAAGCTGGTCGGCGAGGACCTGCTGGTGGAGGACTTCGATGACCCGGCCGACGGCGAAACCGCACCTTCCGGCGCGCTGCTCGAGGCGCTGGGGCTGCCGCGGCGCAGCGGCCTCAGCCGCCTGCAGCTGGAAAAAGCGCTGACCCGCAAGGGCTCAGCCATCGTTCGCGACGAACTAGGACTCGACCCCATCCGCTTCCGGCTGGTCTGCATCCCCCCGGACGTGCACCTGCGACTCGGCTTGAACCGGGGCTGGGGGGGGCAGAAGCTCTGGACGCACTTCGACGGCTACATGGTGAAGTCGGACCGCAAGCTCCTCGCCCTGGCCGGCGGAGACGCACGCTTCGGCGGAATCTACGATATGGTGGGGATCGGCCGCAACTACGACTCGGATCGCATCATCGTGCGTTTTGCCGTCGTGCAGCGGCGGCGGATGGCGCTCTCGTAGGTGCTCCGGTCGACCGGGCTCCTGCAATCAGTGTGATGATGAATATGGACAGGCGATCAATGAATCCGAAACAGATGACCATCTTGCACCTCGAGGATGAACCCGCGCTAGCCCTGCTGGTCCGGAAGACCTTAGAGAGCTTAGGTTTCCGGGGCGAAATCCTCCGGGCCAGCCTGGTGGCGGAGGCGTTCGCCCTGCTTACCGAACGAGAGGCAAGCAAGGCGCCGCTCGACTTGTTCCTGCTGGACATGCGGCTTCCCGACGGAAGCGGCCTGGACGTACTCCGGCAGGTGAAGGGCAGCCCTGTCTGGCATAGGACCCCTGTCATACTTCTCTCCGGCGAAACGTCCCCCGGCCTCATCAACGAGGTCTATGCGCTCGGAGGCAACTGCTTTCTTCCGAAGCTTTCCAGCAACCAGGGGGCTCTCGGGTCTGTCAAGGCCCTATACGAGTGCTGGATCGAAGGAGCGCTGCTGCCGCAGCCTTCCTTCACGAACCAAGTCAGGGAGGTGCTGAGCAGGGCGGTCCAACTCCGGGCACGAACCGCCCAGTTCTACCTAGGGCTGGCCCGGTCTTGTGCCGCCGATCCAGAGGAGGAAGGGTTCTGGCTCGAGCGTGCGATGATCGAGGGGAATCTTTCCAACCTCCTGGCTTTTTTCCAGGGCCAGATCAGCGACCGGGACCTCACCCCCGGAATGGCCGAGCGCGTCGCGGCCATGCATGTCAAGATCGAAAAGGGCCTGAATGCGGCGGAGGCCCTCCTGACGATGCGCCCCTCTCCCGCGCCAGAGGAAATCAGCCGGCGGGTCCTCGATTTGGTGGAGGCCTGGGACGAAGAGGTCTTCGCCGAGGCTGTTGGTACCCTCTATTTGAAGAGTCCGGCAGTGACGACGGCTCTGCAGACACGGGCGGCCTACCAGTTGCGGGAACTGGCAGGCCATTTCCTGCAGGAGCCGGAACTGTGCCGGAGGGCGGATGTGCTTCTCGCCTTCGCAGACCGCCTCGCAATCATGGGAAGTTCCGCGGGCGGCGCGAAGCCCGGCTAGGGCGATAACGGCAGCAGGGTTTACTCAGCGCTTTTCGACAAGCACCTGCCGATGGCCGCAGAGAGATCCTTCATCTGAACAGGCTTGATCAGAACCTCGTCCATACCCGCATTCAGGCATTCCTCTTTTATTTCAGGGCGGGCATGGGCGGTCAGTCCGATGATGAAGGTGCGTCTCGCTCCGTCTTCTGCTTCCTTTCTCCGGATCGCGCGGGTCGCTTCGATGCCGTCCATTTCCGGCATCTGAAGATCCATCAGGATCAGATCGAACGACCCTTGCTCATATCTTTTTAAAGCCTCTCTTCCCGTCTCTGCGGTCTCCGACTCCCACCCTCCCCGGGCAAGGGTCATCCTGACCATTTCCCGGACCAGGGGATCATCTTCTGCAATGAGGATGCGGGCTGAGGGAATTTCCTCTACAGTTACTTCGAGGGGAGTTTCTGCCGGAGGAGCGACGCTTTGTCTTTCGGAAACGGTCTTCAAGGGCAGGGTGAAGGTAAAAACGCTCCCCTTTCCCTTCCGGCTTTGAACGTCTATCTGGCCTCCCATCAGTTCCACCAGCCCCTTGGATATCGCCAGCCCCAGCCCGCTGCCGCCGTACTGGCGGTGAAAAGAGCTGTCCGTCTGGCTGAATTTCTGAAAAAGCAGATGCTGCTTCTCCTCTGGGATGCCGATTCCCGTATCGGCCACGGCGAATTCCAGCAAATCTCCCCGAACCTTGACGGAGACGCGGATTTCTCCTTCAGGAGTGAATTTGAGGGCGTTTCCGACCAGGTTGATCAGCACCTGTCCCAGCCAGTCCGGGTCGCCGAGCACCCACCCTGGAACCTCTGGAGCCACTTCCGTCTCGAGCCGGAGGTTTCTCTCCCGGGCAGACATGGTGAACAGGCCAACCGCACCGCGCACGCAGCTTCGAAGTTCGAATTCCCTCTCCTCGATTTCCAATCCGTGCGCCTCGATCCGGGACAGGTCGAGGATGTCGTCGATGAGAGAGCGCAGGCGCTGGGCCGACTGTTCCGCCATTTCCAGCAGGTTGCGCCGGTCGGGATCGGTGTCGATCTGAAGAAGGTGTTCGACGGCGCCCATGAACACGGTCATGGGGGTTCGGATCTCGTGGCTCATGTTGGCGAGGAACTCGCTTTTAGCCCGGTTGGCTTGTTCCGCCTCGCCCCTGGCCACTTCCGCGGCTTCTGTGGCCAGCTTGAGACGCTCCATCGCCTGCAAACGTTCGGTGATGTCCTGGGCAAGGGAGGCCACGCCGATGACTGTTCCGCTTTTATTCACCAGCTTTGTGTTGTACCAGTCACACACGATGATCTTGCCGCTCTTTGTGATATTCCGGATAGTGGCGCTCTTGGCGCCTGTATTCTGGAAGAACTCCGGCAGGCCCTTCTCTATTTTTCTCTGTTCTGCATCGGGCAGGATGAAGGATGCGTGTGCGCCGATGGCTTCTTCGGCCGAATAGTCGAAAATCTTCTCTGCCGCCCGGTTCCATGCCGTAACCCTGAAGTGATCATCCCACTCGATGGCCGCCAGAGGTGTCTGTTCGATATGGAGGGCGAGTCTTTGGCGGGCGGCCAGCTGCTGCGCCATCTGGTCTGCTATGGTCAGGGCCTGCCGGCGGGACTGCGCCTGGAGGAATGCCAGGACGCTGAGCAGAATGCTCGCCAGGATTCCCGTAAGAAGCGTTACCATCGACTTGCTCCGATTAAACTCCTTATCGAACGCCGGGAGGGTGCGGAAGGTGAACTGCCAGTTGACGCCGAAGGCATCGATTATCTTGACGGCGGAGAATGCCGGGCGGTATTCATGGGGCGGGGGAAGTTCTTCAGCGGATCTGCTGCTGAACATGAGATGGTCGTCCGACCGGGTTTCCCCGGCATAGATCTCAAACTCGATTTCCGTCGGCAGTTCGCCGAGCGTATTGCGGACATAGTCGGTCATCCTTATCGGGCTGTAGACGAACCCCCGCAATGCCGCGCGCCGCTCCTCGACCGTATCTGTCGGCATCCCCTGGCGATAGGAAGGGACGTACATCAGCATTCCGTTCTGCGGATCCTGTTCGGTTTCCTGCACCAGAAGGACCTTGGCGGTGATGGAGGTCTTCCCGGTATCCCGGGCCCTGTCCATGGCCTTGCGCCGTACCGGTTCCGAATACATGTCGTAGCCGAAGGCCCTCCGGTTGCGCCAGTCGAACGGTTCCAGCCAGATGATGGACGTGTAGACCGGACGCTCACCTTCCGGACGGATGACATACTCCGGGAATCCTTCGAGGCGGACTTCCTTGATGTGGGCTTCTTTTTGTGCGGGGGACAGCCAGACGGCATAGCCGAAGCCGAGGATGCCGGGGAGGTGTTTGCGGAGATCCAAAGCCGACACGTATTGACGCCAGTCGCTGCGGGTCACCGCATCGCCCTTGACGTGGAACAGGGCGTTTCCGCCGAGCAAAACCTGCTCATGGTCATGCAGACGTTTGACGATCCGGCTCGCAATCACTTCCGCCTGTCCCTGGAAGAGCTGTTCGGCACGTTCGATAATCCCCCGGTCGACGATGCGCCAGAGGAAAAACGTGAAGGCCAGCGATATCGCCAGAACCATGAGAGGAAACCACGAGTGGGACAGAGGCGATACGCGAGAACCAGGTGCTGGGATACCGGCATTCTTCTGCACGGGAATCACATCAATCAACCTCCATCTGGTGCTGGCTGAAGGGATTTCCCTCTACGAGGATAACTGTAGCAGAAATAGGATGAAGATCACCAATGAGCAGCAGAATGGTCTGCTTCTAATTCGGGCACCGTACGGCGGACCGGTCGAGATCAGCGCGGTGCCGACTCCCGGGCAACCGTCAAAACGCCAGAAGCGTTTATCCTGCGCGCCACTTTTTCCCTCTCTGTGATGGGGAGATTATATTACTATGTGTCTAGCCCCCGCGTGGTCGCGTGGGTGGAAATGGATTTTCAGACTGGATCCATTTCCGATCGGGTGCCTGCCAAAGAAAGGTGATTCAAATATGCTCAGACTCTTCAAAATTTCAGATAGCCT
This genomic interval from Desulfuromonas sp. TF contains the following:
- a CDS encoding response regulator encodes the protein MNPKQMTILHLEDEPALALLVRKTLESLGFRGEILRASLVAEAFALLTEREASKAPLDLFLLDMRLPDGSGLDVLRQVKGSPVWHRTPVILLSGETSPGLINEVYALGGNCFLPKLSSNQGALGSVKALYECWIEGALLPQPSFTNQVREVLSRAVQLRARTAQFYLGLARSCAADPEEEGFWLERAMIEGNLSNLLAFFQGQISDRDLTPGMAERVAAMHVKIEKGLNAAEALLTMRPSPAPEEISRRVLDLVEAWDEEVFAEAVGTLYLKSPAVTTALQTRAAYQLRELAGHFLQEPELCRRADVLLAFADRLAIMGSSAGGAKPG
- a CDS encoding CHASE domain-containing protein; this encodes MVLAISLAFTFFLWRIVDRGIIERAEQLFQGQAEVIASRIVKRLHDHEQVLLGGNALFHVKGDAVTRSDWRQYVSALDLRKHLPGILGFGYAVWLSPAQKEAHIKEVRLEGFPEYVIRPEGERPVYTSIIWLEPFDWRNRRAFGYDMYSEPVRRKAMDRARDTGKTSITAKVLLVQETEQDPQNGMLMYVPSYRQGMPTDTVEERRAALRGFVYSPIRMTDYVRNTLGELPTEIEFEIYAGETRSDDHLMFSSRSAEELPPPHEYRPAFSAVKIIDAFGVNWQFTFRTLPAFDKEFNRSKSMVTLLTGILASILLSVLAFLQAQSRRQALTIADQMAQQLAARQRLALHIEQTPLAAIEWDDHFRVTAWNRAAEKIFDYSAEEAIGAHASFILPDAEQRKIEKGLPEFFQNTGAKSATIRNITKSGKIIVCDWYNTKLVNKSGTVIGVASLAQDITERLQAMERLKLATEAAEVARGEAEQANRAKSEFLANMSHEIRTPMTVFMGAVEHLLQIDTDPDRRNLLEMAEQSAQRLRSLIDDILDLSRIEAHGLEIEEREFELRSCVRGAVGLFTMSARERNLRLETEVAPEVPGWVLGDPDWLGQVLINLVGNALKFTPEGEIRVSVKVRGDLLEFAVADTGIGIPEEKQHLLFQKFSQTDSSFHRQYGGSGLGLAISKGLVELMGGQIDVQSRKGKGSVFTFTLPLKTVSERQSVAPPAETPLEVTVEEIPSARILIAEDDPLVREMVRMTLARGGWESETAETGREALKRYEQGSFDLILMDLQMPEMDGIEATRAIRRKEAEDGARRTFIIGLTAHARPEIKEECLNAGMDEVLIKPVQMKDLSAAIGRCLSKSAE